From Hypanus sabinus isolate sHypSab1 chromosome 9, sHypSab1.hap1, whole genome shotgun sequence:
CGTCCTCGTCCCGGCTCATGAAAGCTAACTCATTCTCATAGCAGAAGGAGTTTGTGCTGGGAACGAGGAACTTGCTCTCCATCAGATCCTTGGCACTGCAAGAGGGTGTTGTGGGGACGTCGTAGGTTTTATGGAAATGTGAGTAGTCAACTTTGTACTGGTCCTTCTCCTCAAAGAGCACTGGCTCAAATCGCTGACCCCAGAGGATCTCGCTGGCCAGGTACGAGCTGCGTGCCTGCGTGGTCATTGCCGTGGCTTCCACCATGCCTTCAAGGATTACCACAATCTCAAAATCAGCCACCTCCAGGTCCTGCTTGCTGATGCCATACAGTGGACTTGACTCATCAATTTCATGCAGGATAGTTATAGGGGAAACCAAGAATATGCGATCATACCCTTTATCAAAACCCACGTCAATATCAATCTGGTCAAGGGGAATGTACTCTCCTTCCTCAGTGATCCGTGGTTTGATTAACTGAGCCCTGACGTGTGCTTCAACAATATGACTTTTCCTCAGGTTTCCAACTCGCCACATAAGGGAGAGCTTGCCATCCCTCATGGCTATCACAGCATTGTGGCTAAAGAGTAAGGTCTGGGCTCGCTTCTTTGGCCGTGCCATCTTTGCCATTATGGCTCCAATCATGAACGAGTCTATAATGCAACCTACAATAGACTGGAAGACCACCAGGAAGATGGCCAATGGACACTCCTCAGTCACACAGCGAAACCCATATCCAATGGTTGTCTGAGTTTCGATAGAAAAAAGGAAGGCAGCAATAAATCCATTCACCTGCGAGACACACGGGATAAAGTTCTCATCACCCAGGGGCTTTTCCAGGTCTCCATGGATCAAAGCGATGAGCCAGAAGGCCAAGCCGAAGGCCAACCATGAAACGAGAAATGCCAGAGAGAAGATCAGCAGCATATATCGCCAGCGCACATCCACGCACGTGGTGAAGATGTCAGCGATGTACCGCTGTGGCTTGTCGCTCATGTTTGCGAACTGCACGTTGCACTGCCCATTCTTCTTCACAAAGCGGCTGCGGCACTTCCTCCTCGTGTGGATCTTCCCATTGCCGTAGCCATTGATTCCTGGCATGGTTGTCAACCTCAGTCCGTCTTCTTCAGAGGACACAATGCTGTAACGGTTGTCACAGGCACCAGTCATTCCTGTCCACAGGAGTGAATTTGCTCAGTTGGGTGTCAACCCAAGTGCCAACCATgaacccccttccccccacccacccacccccaccccccaaaaaaaattgaaatgaaaGAAAGGTAGAGTCTTTGACAACTGAAGCAAATCCAGGCAGCTGTGGTTGCCCTGAGCGGAGTCTTGTCAGTGCAAAACCCTGAAACAAGAATAAGTGTGGTTAAAATGTGCAATATTCAGAAATGCAGCAAATGCATTCAAAAACCTTGCAAATAATGTCATACTCAATTGCATTAGGAACAAGTGTGGACCATTCAGTCCCTGCAGCCTTGCTATCACATCAGGTTTGTCACAGTGGAATGGGACATGATGTCACTTCCTGAGGTGTTGCCAGGAGAGGACTCTGTTCTTGGACTCAAACAGCTCAAATGGTCCACGCCAACCAATATTTGCATCTAAGTGAGTCCCATTTGCACTTGTTGGCCCATATTCTGCTACCCATGTCCTTGTCCAAGTATCTCTTACATGCTGTTtcaaccatttccactggcagctcgttccatatactgaccaccaACTGTGTAAATATGTTGCCCCTTAGATTCCTACTAAATCTCTCGTCCTCACATAAAACCTATAcccctagttcttgattccccaagccTGAGAAGAAGACTGTATATTCACCATATCAATCCTCTTTGtggttttaaatacctctgtaagatcacccctcattcttctacagtgCAATGAAGAGAAGTTCCAACCTGCTCAATTTCTCTCACAACTCAGTCCATCAAGTCCTGGTAAAATCCCCATAAATCTCCTCTTCCCAGCTCCATGGCAGTTCCTGGTTGGCCCTACGATTAAGGGAATATTCAAAAGATTATGTctcaaaaagttggcatccattattaaaggcccccccccccacctcaaccacccaggacatgccctcttctcattaccaccatcagagaggaggtacagaagcctgaagacacacactgaatgtgTTTGGAAAAGCTACTTTCCAtccgccattagatttctgaacggggcaatgaacccataaacactatctcactatttttgctctgtttttaccactttatatataaaattaagcCATCAACCAACCTAATCTTGTGTCCTTTTGAGCAAAGAAGAGGCTGTATCTGAGCTCACTGGCAGTTGTAGGCTTATCTGTGCTTACTATCAACCACCTATTTACTCCACTCCTATACTAATCACATTTTATTCTCCCTCCCTTCTCATTATCTCCATCCCAATTTCTACCATTCAGCCACAATATGTACAGAAGTCAATTAATCCActagcatgtctttggaatgcgggaagAAACGAATACCTTGATGAAACCtgtatagaaacatggaaacatagaaaataggtgcaggagtaggccattcggcccttcaagcctgcaccgccattcagtgtgatcatggctgatcatccaactcagaaccctgtacccctgatccctttagccacaagggccatatcttcCTCTTAAATTTAGCCAATAaatcggcctcaactgtttcctgtggcagagaattccacagattcaccactctctgtgtgaagaagtttttcctcatctcggtcctaaaaggcttcctctttatccttaaactgtgacccctcgttctggacttccccaacatcggaaacaatcttcttaCATCCAGCctctccaatccctttagaattttatacgtttcaataagattccccctcaatcttctaaattccagtgagtataagccttgtcaatccagtctttcttcatatgaaagtcctgccatcccaggaatcaatctggtgaaccttccctgtactccctctatggcaagaatgtctttcctcagattaggggaccaaaactgcacacaatattctaggtgcggtctcaccaaggccttgtacaactgcagtagaacctccctgctcctgtactcaaatccttttgctatgaatgccaacatacgatttgcctttttcaccacctgctgtacctgcatggccaccttcaatgactggtgtacaatgacacccaggtctcgttgcatctccccttttcctaatcggccaccattcagataataatctgtttccctattcttgcaaccaaagtggataacctcacatttatccacattaaattgcatctgccatgaatttgcccactcacctaacctatccaagtcaccctgcatcctcttatcatcctcctcacagctaacaccgccgcccagcttcgtgtcatctgcaaacttggagatgctgcatttaattccctcgtctaaatcattaatatatattgtaaacaactggggtcccagcactgagccttgcggtactccAGTAATCACTGCctgtcattctgaaaaggtcctgtttactcccactctttgcttcctgtctgccaaccaattctctatccatatcaataccatacccccaataccatgtgctttaagtttgcacactaatctcctgtgtgggaccttgtcaaaacccttttgaaaatctaaatataccacatccactggcactcccctatccactctactagttacatcttcaaaaagttctataagattcgtcagacatgattttcctttcacgaATCTGTGCTGActctgtccaatgatttcacctctttccaaatgtgctgttatcacatctttgataaccgactctagcattttccccaccaccgatgtcagactcactggtctataattccctggtttctctctccctccttttttaaaaagtggggttacattagccaccctccaatcctcaggaactaatccagaatctgaggagttttgaaaaattatcactaatgcatccactatttcttgggctacttccttaagcactctgggatgcagaccatctggccctggggatttatctgcctttaatcccttcaatttacctaacaccacttccctactaacatgtatttccctcagttcttccatctcactagaccattggtcccttactatttctggaagattatttatgtcctccttagtgaagacagaaccaaagtagttattcaattggtctgccatgtctttgttccctatgatcaattcacctgtttctgactgtaaaggacctacatttgtcctgaccaatctttttcttttcacatatctataaaagcttttacagtcagtttttatgttccctgccagctttctctcataatcttttttccctttcctaattaagccctttgtcctcctctgctggtctctgaatttctcccagtcctcaggcgtgctgcttttttttttgctaatttatatgtttcttctttggacttgatactagccctaatttcccttgtcagccacgggtgcactaccttccctggtttattcttttgccaaactgggatgagcaattgttgtagttcatccatgcgatctttaaatgtttGCCATTGCAAGCAtgatcacagagagaatgtacaaactcctcacagacagcaccagaggtcaagaTTGAAACTCAGACCATTGGAGCTGTGAAATAGTAGACCTAATTGTGCCAGTTTCTATCATGCAGGATGAAACCAGTAGCTGTTGGGGTCTCAAGCAGGACATCATTGTCAACTGATGTGGGTCACTCTCTCAATTCTGATCAACTATTCATGTTTTGATTCCTCGGCTGGATTTGATCACAAGAACACCTCACAGCAATGGATTGGCAACTCCACTGCCAGCATTCTCCCTCTCTGGCAGCTTTCCAAGTGAGCTGGTGATACTGTAACACTGCTTTGCTCTTAAGATGAGCTCAGTAGGAGCTGCTGAATACCTAGGCAAAGGCAGCCATATGTACACAGGACATTGAACTAGGAAGAGTCCATTCAGCCTCTCATACCTGTTCTACCATCCAATAACACCATAGCTGATTGTTTTACCTCTGTACAAGCCCCAAACCTCTTGAATCCCTCAATATCTAAACATCTATCTCTGTAGCCTTGaggagagaattccaaagatttactggCCTCTGGGTGAAAATGATTCTTCTCTtctttgatcatggctgaccccTTACTTTGTGATGTTGACCCCTGACACTAGGCATTGCAGCCAAGGGAAACATCTCCATATTTACCCTGCCAAACTTGATAAGAATTGTGTAGCTttcaatcagatcacctctcattcttctaaattcaagaCAGTACAGACATGATCTGTGTCATCCCTCATACAACAAACCTACTGTCCTAGGAATAGATCGGATGTACTTTTAGAGTGCTTTATCTATCTCATTTCCTCTTTCCTTAGGAAGGGAGAGCAAACCCCTAAACAATTTTCTAAATGCAGTCTCACTGTGACTCTATTACTGGAGCATAACATCTTTACTCTTATAGTCAAATTCTCTTGCAATAAAGGTCAACACATCAGCAGCCTTCTTAATTGCCTGTTGTACCTGGATATTAACTTTCAATGATTCATATACAAAGACACCCAAGCCTTTGCAAACACTAGCACCTTGCAATTGTTcagtattttcttttctttccaaTCAAACTGGATGACTTCATACTttcccacattatattccatctattATGTCCTTGCCTATTTACTCAACCTACACATATCCCTTTGAATTCTTCTCAAAGCCCTTGCTAGCAGTTATCTGTGTCCCATCTTCAAAATTTGATATACTACATTTGATCCTATTGCCTAAACCACTAAATTGTCCAGCTGGACCATAGCACCAATTGTAACACCTTACTGACACCAGCCATCCAACTTgaaaaatactcatttatttctgttttctattTTTATCCATTCTATCTGTTTAAGAGTGGTGGGAGCCATgtttttgggtgtatttaaggcagagattgataggctctttaAGGGAGTTAATGATGCAAtttattctgctccaatgtcttataggCTTACAGTTATGACCAGTTAACCAATTTATTGGTTCATCGTTATCTATTCTGCAGGTTGCAACCTTAAAAAATGTCaatagatttgtcaaacatgatttctATTTCCTATATCCATACTAACTCTGCCAAATCATTGTTTTCCAAATATACTGTTGCCTCTGTCTTAAAAAATAGATTCCACCATTTTCCAACATCATTCTCTAACATATCCTGAAAGACAGTTATCTAACACATGGATACAAATCCCTCTCAGCTATTAGACTGGTTCCTATGAATACCTTTCAATATGAACTCTATCTGATAGCATATGGCTGCCCAGGTGGACAGACAAATTTCTAGCAATTATAATTGCCAACTCTGGTGGCAGAATTTCTTAAGTTAATATATCACATTAATCTCCTCCCTCCACCCATGCCATTTCATATCATGTTCCATCCTTTATCTCCAATCAATGGTAGAGAAGccactggagaggattcttagggataggatttaagAGGATTTGGAAAAGGATGTCAGAATGGTTTTGTGTGGTGCAGGTCATCTCCTACTAACTTGaatgatttttttgaggatgcaacAAAGGTGatcaatgaaggtagagcagaggATGTCTTCTATATAAATTTTAGTGTAATGtcttggttaagatttctactgcatTGCTGTGGGGTAGTTTATTcaagcagttttctgtaaaagcattgtatcctgctggtagaatgttttggtgTTGGCTAAAGTTAAGGAGCCATGTTGTTCAACTAAGGACTGTTGtgttagccaatcaggatgggGGGAAGGTTCTACAGAGAGCTGAGCAGAGAGagattcttacagacagtggtcagGTCAATGGTCTTTTATCGGGTGAAAGGGAGAGGACGAGGGAAGATGCGCAGATAATCCTATCTTAAGGGAAGACCTTAATGCAAGAGTGCTTCACAAGACAAACGTGCCCAAGAAGGGAACCTGTgattggtgatgagaattcagcACCATGAGTAAAGTAGTACACCCAACCACTACAGACATGAGCTCCAGTGtctatgtgcacatttagactggtttaattgtaatgggcccttttatttttttcttttccttttttttatcaactgtttgataaagttgaAATTGGTAAACATACTTGCTTTATAAATTTCATCctggtgtacaatctgttatttcttggcgaCCAATAATTGTGTATGGTCTGTATTCACACAGCATTTGCTCAAATTGAGGTTCCTTTAATCAGAATCCCcaatgttcctgtttggttgaaccccaaatcatactaaTGATAGACATATATTGTTTTTGAAAGGCGGCCTTCTCACCGAGTCACATGACTGTTTGCAGAGTTAGCTAACGAGCCAAGTTTGTATACGAGCCCCAATGAGATGGTTACATtcataaagcatttgacaagttcGATCATAGTTGGCTGATCCAGATgattaagatgcatggaatcCAAGCAGTTCTggctatttggattcagaattggcctgcccatagaaggcagagtGTAGTGGTCAAGGGTCTTATCTTATAGTTGGAGGTCCATgtccagtggtgttccactgagATCCATACTATGACCTTTGCTCTTTGtgataaatgatttagatgaaaaggTGGATGGGTGGCTTggtaaatttgcagataatatAAAAATTAGTAGTGTTGAGGGTAATGTAAAAGATCACCAAAAGATAGAGTGGGATATACAAATGGTACATTAGTTGCAGATATGGCTGAAGAAAGAGTTTAACCCAGGCAATTGTGAGGTATTAAACTCTATGAGATCAATTGTAAGGAGAAAGCACACAATTAATGATAGAACCCTTAACCTGGCTTGGTACAGAGAGATCCATAGCTCCAGGAAAGTGGCTGgacaagttgataggatggtaaagaaggcatgcttgcctttattgctcaaagaattgagttcaagaatcagtaggtgatgttgcagctttataaagttCTTGTGAGGCTGCATCAAGATTATTGCTTTCAATTCTAGTTGCCACATTGTAGGTAGGatatggatatggagagggtaaAGAACAAACTGTAAGGTTGGACAAACTCGGGTTattttctttggagcagtgcagagtAAGGAAAGACCTGACAGatgtttgtaagattatgagaggtgtagGGAGAGTAGGTAGAGTAGGGAGAGTAGGGGGAGTATGTAGAGTAGGGAGAGTAGGTAGAGTAGGGAGAGTAGGTAGAGTAGGGAGAGTAGGGGGAGTATGTAGAGTAGGGAGAGTAGGGAGAGTATGTAGAGTAGGGGGAGTATGTAGAGTAGGGGGAGTATGTAGAGTAGGGAGAGTAGGGGGAGTATGTAGAGTAGGGAGAGTAGGTAGAGTAGGGAGAGTATGTAGAGTAGGGGGAGTATGTAGAGTAGGGGGAGTATGTAGAGTAGGGAGAGTAGGGGGAGTATGTAGAGTAGGGAGAGTAGGTAGAGTAGGGAGAGTAGGGGGAGTATGTAGAGTAGGGAGAGTAGGTAGAGTAGGGAGAGTAGGGGGAGTATGTAGAGTAGGGAGAGTAGGGAGAGTAGGGAGAGTATGTAGAGTAGGGGGAGTATGTAGAGTAGGGGGAGTATGTAGAGTAGGGAGAGTAGGGGGAGTATGTAGAGTAGGGAGAGTAGGTAGAGTAGGCAGCTGCTATTTTTCTCACAGGGTCCAATTGTTTAATACTGGAGGGCATAcaattaaggtgagagggggaaagttcaaAGAGTATATATGGGGCAAGTTATTTTtaaacagagaatggtgggtccctggaatgcactgccagggaggCAGATATGTTAGTAGTGTTTTAGAATTTTTTAGACAGGCATGTGTATCCAGacaatggaaggacatggactaCATGTAGCAAAAGGATTTAGTTTAATCATGCATCATTAGCTGAATTTGTtgagcacaacatcatggggtaaagatctgttcctgtgctgcactggcCCCATCTCCCCAAAGGGTCATCACTCAATGATGATTGACTGGTTGAGTCTTGACTCTTGTCAAATGGCTTTGTTCTCTGGTCCTTCTAAAATCAGTAAACCAAAATTTTTGTAAAAAAAGATATAATGAGtccctttcctcacacattctCTTCCAGGTGGTGTTTATTGCAATGCCCTGGAGATCATCCTTAATCATGTGAAAGTCAGGAGGCAAGACAAGCCTGGAGGATTGTCAAACATGTCTCGCTCCATGACATGCTTGTGGCATAAGACCAGCAACACATCCTTCTAACAGCCTCCATAAGGCTCCAGATTGTTTTCATGACATGGATTCCTCTGCTTGGGCCCATTCCTTTCTGCTGGTGTCAGCACACTGCTCCCTTTTGGCTTTCAGACATCACTTCTGGCAGAAGTTCCACCCTTTACAAGTTTGAACTACCCATAGTCAACAGACACCCAGTTGATTCCAGAATTTTCTTTGTGTGATTCCAGTGGGATAGAAAACCAACTTTGTCACCCACAGATAGTATCCAACTTAGAAGACCatggattttttgcatcaaaCAAGTCACATGCCGGTTAAATGATATTCAGCAAGAGCCAGAGATATCATTGTGTATTTAGTCAGCTGAAAAGCACTGGATGCATAAGTAAATGGTAAACTGGATTACTGAGTTAATAAATTTGCTCATACAAACTCTAAACTCTCTTAAGAAGTTTACTAAGATCTATCCCTTTATTCAGGCCTTTGCTCACCATGTTAATGCTAA
This genomic window contains:
- the kcnj12a gene encoding ATP-sensitive inward rectifier potassium channel 12, with amino-acid sequence MTGACDNRYSIVSSEEDGLRLTTMPGINGYGNGKIHTRRKCRSRFVKKNGQCNVQFANMSDKPQRYIADIFTTCVDVRWRYMLLIFSLAFLVSWLAFGLAFWLIALIHGDLEKPLGDENFIPCVSQVNGFIAAFLFSIETQTTIGYGFRCVTEECPLAIFLVVFQSIVGCIIDSFMIGAIMAKMARPKKRAQTLLFSHNAVIAMRDGKLSLMWRVGNLRKSHIVEAHVRAQLIKPRITEEGEYIPLDQIDIDVGFDKGYDRIFLVSPITILHEIDESSPLYGISKQDLEVADFEIVVILEGMVEATAMTTQARSSYLASEILWGQRFEPVLFEEKDQYKVDYSHFHKTYDVPTTPSCSAKDLMESKFLVPSTNSFCYENELAFMSRDEDDEGEDDGSRMLENPSPNSSRHEFDRLQATLALDQRSFRRESEI